The following are encoded together in the Oceanispirochaeta sp. genome:
- a CDS encoding response regulator, translating to MAVKTILIVEDEPIIGMELKESLEKLGYNVPEVIRNADGVMSGVIKNNPDLIIMDIYLKSFIDGIDAAQRVKMMKDTPIIFLTAYPNDSIRKKAMTIKPAAYLLKPIRGEELQMKIKEVLG from the coding sequence ATGGCAGTAAAAACCATACTTATTGTCGAGGATGAGCCTATAATTGGCATGGAGCTTAAAGAATCCCTGGAAAAACTAGGATACAATGTACCCGAAGTAATCAGGAATGCTGATGGTGTCATGTCTGGGGTGATAAAAAATAATCCCGACCTCATTATTATGGATATCTATTTGAAGAGTTTTATTGACGGGATTGATGCGGCTCAAAGAGTCAAGATGATGAAGGATACTCCTATCATTTTTCTCACAGCCTATCCAAACGATTCTATCCGGAAAAAAGCGATGACTATTAAACCCGCCGCTTATTTATTAAAGCCTATCAGAGGTGAAGAACTTCAAATGAAGATCAAAGAGGTTCTGGGTTAA
- the sufU gene encoding Fe-S cluster assembly sulfur transfer protein SufU produces the protein MQFDDLYKEIIQDHYRQPRNRQSLTSEELGAVLDNPSCGDRVALRIEWDDEKKISSIHFDGEGCSISMASASMMTELLWGKTREEARETALKIHRIFRGEDPLEDLEPFGDIVSLQGLVQYPVRLKCATLAWQTLDLLLKEETS, from the coding sequence ATGCAGTTTGATGATTTATACAAAGAAATAATCCAGGATCACTACAGACAGCCCCGGAACAGGCAGTCCCTGACATCGGAAGAACTGGGTGCCGTTCTTGACAATCCCTCCTGCGGAGACAGAGTAGCCCTCAGGATAGAGTGGGACGATGAAAAAAAGATATCCTCTATCCACTTTGATGGGGAAGGCTGTTCCATCAGCATGGCCTCGGCGTCAATGATGACAGAACTCCTCTGGGGGAAAACCCGGGAAGAAGCCAGGGAGACGGCCCTGAAGATCCATAGGATATTTAGGGGAGAAGATCCCCTTGAAGACCTGGAGCCCTTTGGAGACATTGTTTCACTTCAGGGTCTGGTTCAGTATCCTGTCCGCCTGAAATGCGCCACCCTGGCCTGGCAAACCCTGGATCTACTGCTGAAAGAGGAGACTTCCTGA